The Salvelinus alpinus chromosome 35, SLU_Salpinus.1, whole genome shotgun sequence genome window below encodes:
- the LOC139564367 gene encoding G1/S-specific cyclin-E2-like: MTNVRRSGRITLQARDENAPEQNVKITRKRKSEPSKKMPAVKKQSYEIQKRWSEEGASPCVLVETPHKELVMTRDISGFKQFRFKNIFIKTSPLPRLSWASSDDVWIKMLNKELKYVHDKAFLQQHPKLKPKMRAILLDWLLEVSEVYTLHRETAYLAQDFFDRFMLTQDDMAKDRLQLIGITALFIASKIEEIYPPKLHEFAYVTDGACEEEAILEMELVMLKALNWNLCPETVITWLKLYAQVESLKDGVNFLVPQFSQDTYIQITQLLDLAILDINSLDYQYGILSAAAFCHFLSFDVVHKVSGLTWDSIAPCVRWMTPFMRTVSACPRAELKDFNKVTSDDRHNIQTHVDYLSMLSDAHQRQPDSKDRLSPAAIGGILTPPKSTEKTANH, encoded by the exons ATGACTAACGTTAGACGCAG TGGTCGCATCACATTACAAGCAAGAGATGAGAACGCACCGGAACAGAATGTAAAGATCACACGAAAAAGAAAATCTGAG CCATCAAAAAAGATGCCAGCAGTGAAGAAACAAAGCTATGAAATACAG AAACGGTGGTCAGAAGAAGGGGCAAGTCCATGTGTACTTGTAGAAACGCCACACAAGGAGCTGGTGATGACCAGAGACATTTCTGGCTTCAAGCAGTTCCGATTCAAGAACATCTTCATCAAGACCTCACCGCTGCCCCGCctcag CTGGGCCAGCTCAGATGACGTGTGGATTAAGATGCTGAACAAGGAGCTGAAGTATGTCCATGATAAGGCCTTCCTACAGCAGCACCCCAAACTAAAGCCCAAGATGAGGGCCATTCTCCTGGACTGGCTGCTAGAG GTGAGTGAGGTGTACACTCTGCATCGAGAGACTGCTTATCTGGCTCAGGACTTCTTTGACCGCTTCATGCTGACACAGGATGATATGGCGAAGGACCGACTGCAGCTCATAGGAATCACAGCCCTCTTCATCGCATCTAAGATAGAG GAAATCTACCCTCCAAAGCTCCATGAGTTTGCCTACGTTACTGACGGAGCCTGTGAGGAAGAAGCGATCCTGGAGATGGAACTTGTCATGTTGAAG gcGTTGAACTGGAACCTGTGTCCAGAGACGGTGATCACGTGGCTGAAGCTCTATGCGCAGGTGGAATCCCTAAAGGATGGCGTCAACTTCCTTGTACCTCAGTTCTCTCAGGACACCTACATCCAGATCACACAG CTTTTAGACCTGGCCATACTGGACATCAACTCCCTGGACTACCAGTATGGGATACTGTCTGCTGCTGCCTTCTGCCATTTTCTCTCATTTGATGTTGTCCACAAAGTATCAG GTCTGACGTGGGATAGTATTGCTCCCTGTGTCCGGTGGATGACCCCCTTCATGCGCACGGTCAGCGCCTGTCCCAGAGCAGAGCTCAAGGACTTTAATAAAGTGACGTCTGATGACAGACACAACATCCAGACCCACGTAGACTACCTTTCCATGCTG AGTGACGCTCACCAGAGGCAACCGGACAGCAAAGACAGACTATCACCTGCTGCCATAGGAGGGATATTGACTCCACCAAAAAGCACAGAGAAAACAGCCAATCACTGA